One window of Thermoflexus sp. genomic DNA carries:
- a CDS encoding cytochrome c oxidase subunit 3 — protein MAEEQTMASHHPTVGSEIAVDSRKLGVWVFLASEVIFFASLIVSYLVLHNRVTSGPTAHEALTLTIPTINTMILLTSSVAMVLALAHLRDGNRRASIAWLLTTAWLGICFLILKAVEYSQHLHEGLTPSVNVFGSAYYTVTGFHAAHVAVGVIWILSVALGLRRRLSPQNDVLVETVGLYWHFVDLVWVAIFMVVYLLR, from the coding sequence GTGGCGGAGGAGCAGACGATGGCCAGCCATCATCCAACGGTCGGATCCGAGATCGCGGTGGATAGCCGCAAGCTGGGGGTCTGGGTCTTCCTGGCCTCGGAGGTGATCTTCTTCGCCTCTCTGATCGTCTCCTACCTGGTGCTGCACAACCGGGTGACCAGCGGCCCCACCGCCCATGAGGCCCTCACCCTGACCATCCCCACCATCAACACGATGATCCTGCTCACCAGTAGCGTGGCGATGGTGCTGGCCCTGGCCCACCTGCGGGATGGAAACCGGCGGGCCTCCATCGCCTGGCTGCTCACCACGGCCTGGCTGGGCATTTGTTTTCTGATTCTGAAGGCGGTGGAATACAGCCAGCATCTCCATGAAGGCCTCACGCCCAGCGTCAACGTCTTCGGCTCCGCTTACTATACGGTCACCGGTTTCCACGCCGCGCACGTGGCCGTGGGGGTGATCTGGATCCTGAGCGTGGCCCTGGGGCTCCGCCGCCGCCTCTCGCCTCAGAACGATGTCCTGGTGGAGACGGTAGGGCTTTACTGGCACTTCGTGGATCTGGTGTGGGTGGCGATCTTCATGGTGGTGTATCTCCTGCGCTAA
- a CDS encoding cytochrome C oxidase subunit IV family protein, translating into MRGTSVSTDRPEGTVGAKAHRHPNYVLVGIVLIVLTILEVSVIRLPVPQLPFLLGFAIAKALLILMYFMHLKFDSRLYAVLFAYPWPLALLLVGMLIWVYFGFRA; encoded by the coding sequence GTGAGGGGGACTTCCGTGAGCACCGATCGACCGGAAGGGACGGTGGGAGCCAAGGCCCATCGGCATCCGAACTACGTCCTGGTGGGGATCGTGTTGATCGTCCTCACGATCCTGGAGGTGAGCGTCATCCGCCTGCCGGTGCCTCAGCTGCCCTTCCTGCTGGGGTTCGCCATCGCCAAGGCCCTTCTGATCCTGATGTATTTCATGCACCTGAAATTCGACTCCCGACTCTACGCGGTGCTCTTCGCCTATCCCTGGCCGCTGGCGCTTCTGCTGGTGGGGATGCTGATCTGGGTGTATTTCGGGTTCCGGGCATAA
- a CDS encoding carbon starvation protein A gives MSAFWVIIIGILVQLLIWNLYAKRIDREIIQSDPKRATPARMYMDGVDFVPTSRNILIGYHFKSIAAAGPIVGPITAGVLWGWLPALLWLILGVSFIGWASDYSAIMLSVRNDGNSLSAVAYRLISPRTRTLLFVFIFFYLLLIAGAFVNLIAGVLLDPRVPLGIITLAVMGLLMGQMLYRWKMDLIVVTAITLIVTLIAIGLGPWGAVVGEGGKITQQGPVGQLFDGLNAAIGKQPLYQYFDPTAQQFKGGTASVTPAYIFWMLFTFVFCYLGANLPIWRFAQPVNYLGFWITAIVIVLSYLGGIVGFFTNPSAVSFKLPAFTGFVAPGRVDLQPLWPMLFVTIACGAISGWHALFGSVGTARQLEYETDALPVGGGAMLFGENTLGLLSLIAISIPGKGAGAAAFASGVGTLLSQLFGPAFLPYGTALGFAAFVVIVITVVQLVFRLMRVTLGEWVGEAQPVFKNPHVASLISMALAAFLVLTGTWIYLWQLFGAANQLMAGLALLIVTVWLVSERRPAWYAGVPGVFMYITTMAAILVTLWNQRLALQTSIANNQPVAIVGSIVMLILAALLFIAAAFIGYEGWVAFNRWRAAPARPAPVGGGGE, from the coding sequence ATGAGCGCCTTCTGGGTTATTATCATTGGTATCCTCGTCCAGTTGCTGATCTGGAACCTCTACGCCAAGCGGATCGACCGGGAGATCATCCAGTCGGATCCGAAGCGGGCGACCCCGGCCCGGATGTATATGGACGGCGTCGATTTCGTGCCCACCAGCCGCAACATCCTGATCGGCTATCACTTCAAGTCCATCGCCGCGGCGGGCCCGATCGTGGGGCCGATCACGGCCGGGGTGCTCTGGGGCTGGCTGCCGGCCCTCCTCTGGCTGATCCTCGGGGTCTCCTTCATCGGGTGGGCCAGCGACTACAGCGCCATCATGCTCTCCGTGCGCAACGACGGGAACTCCCTGAGCGCCGTCGCCTACCGCCTGATCAGCCCCCGCACCCGCACCCTCCTCTTCGTGTTCATTTTCTTCTATCTGTTGCTGATCGCTGGAGCCTTTGTGAACCTGATCGCTGGCGTTTTGCTGGATCCCCGTGTTCCGCTGGGCATCATCACCCTGGCCGTGATGGGATTGTTGATGGGCCAGATGCTTTACCGGTGGAAGATGGATCTGATCGTGGTCACCGCTATCACGCTGATCGTCACCCTGATCGCCATCGGGCTGGGTCCCTGGGGGGCCGTGGTGGGAGAGGGGGGCAAGATCACTCAGCAGGGGCCGGTCGGCCAGCTGTTTGACGGCCTGAACGCCGCCATCGGCAAGCAGCCGCTTTATCAATACTTCGATCCGACGGCCCAGCAGTTCAAGGGTGGCACGGCCAGTGTGACCCCTGCTTACATCTTCTGGATGCTGTTTACATTCGTTTTCTGCTATCTCGGGGCCAACCTCCCGATCTGGCGTTTCGCTCAGCCGGTCAACTACCTGGGGTTCTGGATCACGGCGATCGTGATCGTGCTTTCCTACCTGGGCGGCATCGTCGGATTCTTCACGAACCCCAGCGCGGTGTCGTTCAAGCTCCCTGCCTTTACCGGATTTGTGGCTCCCGGGCGAGTGGATCTGCAACCCCTGTGGCCGATGCTCTTCGTGACCATCGCCTGCGGCGCGATCTCCGGCTGGCATGCCCTCTTCGGCTCGGTGGGCACGGCCCGGCAGCTGGAGTATGAGACCGATGCTCTCCCGGTGGGCGGCGGGGCCATGCTCTTCGGCGAGAACACCCTGGGGCTGCTCTCCCTCATCGCGATCTCCATCCCGGGGAAGGGAGCGGGGGCTGCCGCCTTCGCCAGCGGTGTGGGCACGCTGCTCTCCCAGCTCTTCGGCCCCGCTTTCCTGCCTTACGGGACCGCCCTGGGCTTTGCGGCCTTTGTGGTCATCGTCATCACCGTGGTCCAGCTGGTCTTCCGGCTGATGCGGGTGACCCTGGGCGAATGGGTGGGGGAGGCCCAGCCCGTGTTCAAGAACCCGCACGTGGCCAGCCTCATCTCCATGGCCCTCGCGGCCTTCCTGGTGCTCACCGGGACCTGGATCTACCTCTGGCAGCTGTTCGGCGCCGCCAACCAGCTGATGGCTGGCCTGGCCCTGCTCATCGTCACCGTCTGGCTGGTCTCGGAGCGGCGGCCGGCATGGTATGCGGGTGTGCCCGGGGTCTTTATGTATATCACGACCATGGCCGCCATTCTGGTGACCCTGTGGAACCAGCGCCTCGCCCTTCAGACCTCCATCGCCAATAACCAGCCGGTGGCGATCGTGGGTTCCATCGTGATGCTGATCCTGGCCGCTCTGCTCTTCATCGCCGCCGCCTTTATCGGCTATGAAGGATGGGTGGCCTTCAATCGCTGGCGGGCCGCTCCGGCGCGCCCGGCCCCGGTCGGCGGGGGTGGGGAATAA